In Cyprinus carpio isolate SPL01 chromosome A14, ASM1834038v1, whole genome shotgun sequence, a single window of DNA contains:
- the LOC109106844 gene encoding spondin-2-like — MEKMTCLKVNCWLRWLTVTLALLSGVPAMPVDVDRVCMATSAAKYRLTFTSQWTQTAFPKHYPLYRPPAQWSPIIGVTHSSDYHIWQRNEYASNGVREFSERGEAWTLIKEVEAAGERIQSVYGLFSAPAVVGGTGQATTEFEVYARHSLLSFIVRIVPSPDWFVGIDSLNLCEGDNWIENISLDLYPYDAGTDSGFTFSSPNFETIPQDKITQITASFPSHPANSFYYPRLKHLPPIAKVSLTKIKNNQIFSLPIQPTQSNQIPSGNEIDGSLINTPLDCEVSVWSPWGLCKGQCGEKGVKHRTRYIHMHPANNGAACPPLEEKKLCIPDNCV, encoded by the exons ATGGAAAAGATGACATGTTTGAAAGTGAACTGCTGGCTGCGGTGGCTTACCGTGACTCTGGCCCTGCTGAGTGGAGTCCCTGCAATGCCGGTTGACGTGGACCGCGTGTGCATGGCAACGTCCGCAGCCAAGTACAGACTGACGTTTACCAGCCAGTGGACTCAGACTGCCTTCCCCAAACACTACCCTCTGTACAGGCCGCCTGCTCAGTGGTCTCCCATCATTG GAGTAACTCACAGCTCAGACTATCACATCTGGCAAAGGAACGAGTACGCCAGTAATGGGGTGAGAGAGTTTTCTGAGAGAGGAGAGGCTTGGACCCTGATAAAGGAAGTGGAGGCAGCTGGGGAACGGATCCAGAGTGTCTATGGCCTCTTTTCAGCACCAGCTGTGGTTGGAGGAACTGGTCAGGCAACCACAGAATTTGAAGTCTATGCAAGACACTCCTTA CTGTCCTTCATTGTCCGCATTGTGCCAAGTCCTGACTGGTTTGTTGGAATAGACAGTCTAAACTTGTGCGAGGGTGATAACTGGATAGAAAACATAAGCCTAGATCTCTACCCCTACGATGCCGGCACAGACAGTGGTTTCACCTTCTCTTCACCAAACTTTGAGACCATTCCTCAAGACAAGATCACTCAG ATAACCGCATCATTCCCAAGTCACCCTGCAAACTCCTTCTACTATCCCAGACTGAAGCATCTCCCCCCAATAGCCAAAGTCTCCCTAACAAAGATCAAGAACAACCAGATCTTCAGCTTACCCATTCAGCCGACCCAGTCCAATCAGATTCCAAGTGGGAATGAGATAGATGGGTCTCTCATAA ATACCCCTCTGGACTGTGAGGTGTCTGTCTGGTCACCTTGGGGTCTTTGCAAAGGTCAGTGTGGTGAGAAAGGGGTAAAACACAGAACCCGCTATATTCACATGCATCCTGCAAACAATGGGGCTGCCTGCCCACCCCTAGAAGAAAAGAAGCTCTGTATCCCTGACAACTGTGTGTGA